The DNA region GCCGTGGTGTGGCGTCCGCTGCGTTGCACGCAAGACCTATTGAATGGTGTGTCCCGCTGTCGCATTCGGCTAGACGCGAGATCTGCGGTAGTTCAGCAGGGTTCGGTTGCCCAAGAATGGCGAACGCAGTTGCCGGGCGACCATGGCCGCTATTGGGTTGGAGTTTCCCGAGATATAAGGCGAGGAATGACGCGGACGTAGACGACCATGCCAAGCAACTCGACGAGGGTTTGGGTTACGACGATGACCGGTGTGAGGGCGTAGTTTTCGGGCAGGGCGAGGGCCAGCGGTAGCACGACCAGTGAGTTTCGGGTGGCTCCGGAGAAGGTCAGGGCACGGGATCGGCCGGTGTCGAGCCGGAGAAGCCGGGCGGTCCCCACGCCGATAGCCGCCATGATGGCCAGGAAACTGGCGTAGATCGGTATCACGTGCAGCACCTGGTCGAGGTCGTGACTGATCTTCGGAAATTGACTGGCCACCACAACGAACAGGGTGCCAGTCATCAGTGGGACCATCGCCGCGTTCATCGCTGTCGCGACGGCGTGGCCGCTACGGTGTCGTCCCGACCAGGCTTCTGTGGCCCACGCCGCGGTCAGGGGCACCACGATCAAGATGAGGAATGCCTCGATGAAGGGCCCCGCGTCGACGATGTTGGCCAGCTGCGGGCCGACGAACAGCCACAGGAACGCCGGAAGTAGCAGCATTTGGGCCAGCATTAGCAGCGGAGCGGCGGCAAGCAGACGCTGACCGTCTCCTCCGGCCAGACCACAGAACACGATGACGTAGTCGATGCAGGGTGTCAGCAGGGTGAGTAGCACGCCGAGCAGGACGGCCTGCGGCAGCGAGATCACGCTGACGAGCGCGGCTACCACCAGCGGCACCACCGCGAAGTTCACCACCAGCAGTGCAGCCAGGAACCGCACATCACGGAACGCTGCACTTAGTTTGGTGAACGGAACCTGCAGGAACGTGGCATACAGCAACGCGCCCAACACCGGATAGATCGCAGCCTCCCACGCGTGGCCGGCCGACGGTGCCGCCGCACCGGCAGCCGCGCCAGCCACTAGCCCACCGAGATAGATGGCGATCTGATGGCGTTCCAACCACGAAACGATATGCATGGGAGAACCAATATCCTTTCGGTACAGGATTTATCGGTGACCAATGTGGTGTTCTCCGCTTCGGAGAACCCGGCGGGCGAAGCGCCACCGTTGGTCGTTTGCGGTTGAGTGGGGTAGGGCGCTGATCCGGGGCTGGTCGAAGGGCGGCGGGCCGGTCTTGGCAGCACCGCCAGGTGAGCCCAGCTCGGAAAAGAATTCCGCGTTGATCGCGGCGAAACCCGCCCATCGCTGGGGCAGATCGTCTTCGTAGAAGATGGCTTCCACCGAGCACACCGGTTCGCAGACCCTGTAATCCACACATTCGTCGAGCTGGACGTAGGGCATCCGGGCGCCCTCGTATATCCAGTCCACTGGGCATTCCTCGACGCAGGACCGGTCCTTGACGTCCACGCACGGCTTCGCGGTCACGTAGGTCACCGCACGGCCACCGTCGGCTGGCTCTGCCGCGAGCGCAGGAAGCTGCACTGGGCATTACACGGCTCGGGCCGATCAGGCAGGGCGTCGAGATGATCGAGGGCGTCCTGGAGAACCTCGGCGAACCGGCGCAATTCAGTGATCCGTGCGGCCACGTCATCGAGACGGGCAGCCATCATCGGTCGCATCCGCGCCCGTACATCCCTACAGGCACCCTCATCCCAAACCACCAGCAGTTCACGGATCTCGTCCAACGGCAACCCGACCCGTTTGGCTGCCCGGATGAAGCTCAGTCGCTGCACCGCATCCTCGCCGTAAACCCGATACCCCGACTTGGTGCGCGCTGCCGGCAGCAACCCCACCGACTCGTAAAACCGCAACGTGCTTGCCGGCACCTCACTACGCTGTGCCAGCTGGGAAATCCGCATTCGAGTCACACCGCGCACACTAAACCTTCAATCTAGCTAGAAGGTCAATGGCGCTGCAGTTCGCTAAGGCCCACAAATGGCTGGGCGCCTGATCGGGCGCCCCGATACCCCCACCCGCATGACATGAGTTGAGATAGGTGACACCGAGGTGACACCACCGCTGAGAAAGTGACATCAGCGGTGAGACCCTACACTACAGCCGTGTAGGTTCTCACTTTTCGCTGCATGCGCTTGACGCTCTGAACTGCGGCTATCCAGATCGTCTCACTGTCGACGCCTTGCCGTTTGTCTCACGAACCGCTTCATTACCTACAACGCGGTCCAAGTGGCACGGCGCATCGTTCGATTGGTGCTGTCTCTTTTCTAGAAATTCGAGTCGAATCATTACTTGTCTCAGATCTCGTGGTTTGACGCGTCGTCGTGAGCTTCCGCCGGCGATGTCACCCTGGGTCCGTTCAAACGACTTCGCGTACGTCTGCGGGGGTGGCGGCTCTGCGGTGGGTTGCGAGGAAGTTGTCGATGAGGGTTGTGCAGTCGTCGCGCGTGATGGTGCGCAGGCCGGTCATGCGTGCGAATGCGAGGGGTCCGACGAGTTGGCAAATTGCGAGGTCGCGGTCGATGTTGCCGAGTTCGGTGTGGGCTTTCGAGCTGGTGAGGATGGCGTCGAACGGTTGGCGGTACTGGTCGACGACGCGGGCCCGCAGTGCCCCGGATGCGTGACTGTTGTCGGTCTCTTCTTTGGCGCCGGTGGGGCCGAGTGAGAGCCATGCCAGGGTGGTGACGTGCAGCGGGGCGTCGTTGAACAGGGCGGCTTGGCGGCTGAGCAGCTCGATCAGTTGTTCGCGTAAGGAACCGCTGGTCGGTGCTGGTGTGCTTACCTGCGGTAGTAGCCGCTCGAAGGTGGCGGCAAGCAGATGCGACGAGCTCTGAAAATGCCGATAAAGGGTGGTGCGGGCCACCTTGGATGCTTTGGTGACGGCATCGATAGTGACGGCCTCGACGCCTCCGGTGCTCAACAGTGTTGCCGCAGCATCCAATAGTCGATTCCGTGACCGGATCCGCCGCGGATCGATGTCGTCATCATCGGGCAGGGAGGGCTGATTGCTGTCGCTCACGGGTCACCTCGGCGGTCGATTTCGGCGATGTCGCACCGGGAAGTCTAGCAGTTGTGGTACTACCAGTAGCGCAGCGAAACTTGAAGTAGCGGGAGCGTTTCTGTGTCAGATCGTGCGGTGCCGTCGGAACGGCTGCCTTCTCATACCCCGACCTGTATGGGGTGTGGTCCGGACAATCCGCACGGCCTGCATGTGGAGGTCTACCGCAGTGCGGATTCGGTGTATGCCGATGTCACATTCGACGAGCGCCACATCGGAGCCCCCGGCCTGGCGCACGGTGGGGCCGTCGCCGCGGCCTGCGATGACGTGCTGGGCTTCACGCTGTGGATCGCCGGCACGCCTGCGGTGACGCGCAGTCTGACGGTGGAGTATCTGCAACCAGTACCGCTGCACCGGCCCCACCGGATCACCGCGCACATCAGCGCCCGCGAGGGTCGGGCGTTGCACGTCGCGGCGACCGGCACCTGCGAAGGGGCCACCCGGTTCACCGCGACGGCCGTATTCATCGTGGTTGATACCGCACATTTCGCCGCCCACGGCGATATCAGCGGTTTTGGGGAGATCCTCGAGCAGTTCTCGCGCCGCGGCGGCGATCACACACCATGACCGTCGCCAGCGCCCGAGCGAGCGACACGCCCACCGGGCTCGACGAGGAGTATTCGGTTGCCGATCAGGTTCACGCAGCCGGGGTGCCGCGTTCGCGCGTCTCGGCCCGTCGTCGCGAGGCCATCATGGATGCCGCCCTGGCTATAGCTACCACCGGCGGTTACGACGCGGTGCACATGCGGACGGTCGCCGAGCACGT from Mycolicibacter sp. MU0083 includes:
- a CDS encoding bile acid:sodium symporter is translated as MHIVSWLERHQIAIYLGGLVAGAAAGAAAPSAGHAWEAAIYPVLGALLYATFLQVPFTKLSAAFRDVRFLAALLVVNFAVVPLVVAALVSVISLPQAVLLGVLLTLLTPCIDYVIVFCGLAGGDGQRLLAAAPLLMLAQMLLLPAFLWLFVGPQLANIVDAGPFIEAFLILIVVPLTAAWATEAWSGRHRSGHAVATAMNAAMVPLMTGTLFVVVASQFPKISHDLDQVLHVIPIYASFLAIMAAIGVGTARLLRLDTGRSRALTFSGATRNSLVVLPLALALPENYALTPVIVVTQTLVELLGMVVYVRVIPRLISRETPTQ
- a CDS encoding MerR family DNA-binding protein; the encoded protein is MPASTLRFYESVGLLPAARTKSGYRVYGEDAVQRLSFIRAAKRVGLPLDEIRELLVVWDEGACRDVRARMRPMMAARLDDVAARITELRRFAEVLQDALDHLDALPDRPEPCNAQCSFLRSRQSQPTVAVR
- a CDS encoding PaaI family thioesterase, which translates into the protein MGCGPDNPHGLHVEVYRSADSVYADVTFDERHIGAPGLAHGGAVAAACDDVLGFTLWIAGTPAVTRSLTVEYLQPVPLHRPHRITAHISAREGRALHVAATGTCEGATRFTATAVFIVVDTAHFAAHGDISGFGEILEQFSRRGGDHTP
- a CDS encoding TetR/AcrR family transcriptional regulator, yielding MSDSNQPSLPDDDDIDPRRIRSRNRLLDAAATLLSTGGVEAVTIDAVTKASKVARTTLYRHFQSSSHLLAATFERLLPQVSTPAPTSGSLREQLIELLSRQAALFNDAPLHVTTLAWLSLGPTGAKEETDNSHASGALRARVVDQYRQPFDAILTSSKAHTELGNIDRDLAICQLVGPLAFARMTGLRTITRDDCTTLIDNFLATHRRAATPADVREVV